Proteins from one Clostridium cellulovorans 743B genomic window:
- a CDS encoding GNAT family N-acetyltransferase, translated as MDIKIRRVSIEDLDDVAEVEARCFPEAEAAMKALFEQRIKTFPESFFVAEIDGKIIGFINGAIINETAIYDELFIDATLHVPDGDYQTIFGLDVIPEYCNQGIAAQLMNHMIEVSKLKVRKGVILTCKEKLIHYYSKFGFENKGVSKSEHGGSEWYDMLLEF; from the coding sequence ATGGATATTAAAATCAGAAGAGTGTCTATAGAAGACTTAGATGATGTAGCAGAAGTAGAAGCAAGATGTTTTCCAGAGGCAGAGGCTGCTATGAAGGCGTTATTCGAACAACGGATTAAGACATTCCCAGAAAGTTTTTTTGTAGCTGAAATTGATGGGAAAATAATTGGGTTTATAAATGGAGCAATAATCAATGAAACGGCTATATATGATGAACTATTTATTGATGCTACACTACATGTTCCAGATGGAGATTACCAAACTATCTTTGGGCTTGACGTGATACCAGAGTATTGCAATCAAGGAATTGCTGCACAATTAATGAATCATATGATAGAAGTATCAAAATTAAAGGTGCGCAAAGGTGTTATTTTAACATGTAAAGAGAAGCTCATTCATTACTATTCAAAGTTTGGTTTTGAAAATAAGGGTGTTTCAAAATCCGAACATGGCGGTTCTGAATGGTATGATATGCTTTTAGAGTTTTAA